A genomic region of Bradyrhizobium sp. ORS 278 contains the following coding sequences:
- a CDS encoding fumarylacetoacetate hydrolase family protein — protein MAEPSRRNLLVAGSAAAAAALLTDTQPAAAQVGPKPIFAVAATTIPIAGEQGVFPVRRIYCIGRNYAAHAIERGSDPNREPPFFFQKPTDAIQNVAVGEVADHPYPSLTKNYHHEVELVAALKSGGTNIPVESALDHVYGYALGLDMTRRDLQNGMAAEKKPWEIGKSFDHAAVIGPIHPVSNVGHFTKGAISLAVNGTVRQSSDLTKMIWSVAEQIAKLSEAFELKAGDIIYSGTPENVGPVVKGDVLLCKLEGLPDMSIKIV, from the coding sequence ATGGCAGAGCCCTCACGCCGCAATCTTCTCGTCGCGGGCAGCGCCGCCGCCGCGGCCGCGCTCCTCACGGACACTCAGCCTGCCGCAGCCCAGGTCGGACCGAAGCCGATCTTCGCCGTAGCGGCGACGACGATTCCGATCGCTGGCGAGCAGGGCGTGTTCCCCGTCCGCCGCATCTACTGCATCGGCCGCAACTACGCCGCGCATGCGATCGAGCGCGGCTCCGATCCGAACCGCGAGCCGCCATTCTTCTTCCAGAAGCCGACGGATGCCATCCAGAACGTCGCGGTCGGTGAGGTCGCCGACCATCCCTATCCGTCGCTGACCAAGAACTATCACCACGAGGTCGAGCTGGTCGCCGCGCTGAAATCCGGCGGCACCAACATCCCGGTCGAATCCGCGCTCGACCACGTCTATGGCTATGCGCTCGGCCTCGACATGACCCGGCGCGATCTGCAGAACGGCATGGCCGCCGAGAAGAAGCCCTGGGAGATCGGCAAGAGCTTCGATCATGCCGCCGTCATCGGCCCGATCCATCCGGTTTCGAACGTCGGCCATTTCACCAAAGGCGCGATCTCGCTCGCCGTGAACGGGACGGTTCGGCAGAGCTCTGATCTCACCAAGATGATCTGGAGCGTCGCCGAGCAGATCGCCAAGCTCTCCGAGGCGTTCGAGCTCAAGGCCGGCGACATCATCTATTCCGGCACGCCGGAGAATGTCGGACCCGTCGTGAAGGGCGACGTGCTGCTGTGCAAGCTCGAGGGCCTGCCGGATATGTCGATCAAGATCGTTTGA